A part of Aegilops tauschii subsp. strangulata cultivar AL8/78 chromosome 2, Aet v6.0, whole genome shotgun sequence genomic DNA contains:
- the LOC109747579 gene encoding protein NRT1/ PTR FAMILY 5.10, producing the protein MAMVDAEAPFLTEDAVDEPPLAGVSDFRGRPVYSSTSGGWRSALFVAVMEVASAFAYYGVSANLITYMTGPLGHSNAAAAAAVNVWSGTATLMPLLGAFVADSWLGRYRSIILAGTLYVLGYAMITLASVLTAQHPSLSGDTSSHPLSLRVVFFYTSLYLIAIAQGADNPNALAFAADQFDSNHPRECAARSSLFNWWYFSLAVGITISVGVVGYIQENLGWGIGFGMLCAIMLGALVVFFLGTPTYRLYAHSPGAENPFALLARSLAALAQHDNATSSSLLGYKKEYQVEQKEDAVKKEEAHGVVRLLAIWAACLAYGVVFAQFMTLFNKQARTLDRRIFGSLELPPAALQMLGPATTLLFVPIYDRLLVPMLRRVTGTPSGLTLLQRVGTGMTLTLATMLVAALVETRRLETAREHGLVDNADATVPMCWAWLVPQYVLIGVAGVFAEVGMQEFFYDQMPSELRSLGMALYYSVIGMGNFISGALISLIDRITSSGGGDSWFADNLNRAHLDYFYWLLAGLSATELALFLRCASTYVYSHKRLR; encoded by the exons ATGGCAATGGTGGACGCGGAGGCTCCCTTCCTTACGGAAGACGCGGTCGATGAGCCACCGCTTGCCGGCGTCTCCGACTTCCGTGGCCGCCCTGTCTACAGCAGCACCTCCGGCGGGTGGCGCTCCGCCCTCTTCGTCGCCG TGATGGAGGTCGCCAGCGCTTTCGCCTACTACGGCGTGTCGGCGAACCTGATCACCTACATGACGGGGCCACTGGGCCACTccaacgccgccgccgctgccgccgtgaATGTCTGGTCGGGAACGGCCACCCTGATGCCGCTGCTGGGCGCCTTCGTCGCCGACTCGTGGCTGGGGCGCTACCGATCCATCATCCTCGCCGGCACTCTCTACGTCCTG GGGTATGCCATGATCACTCTAGCATCTGTGCTCACGGCACAACATCCATCGTTGTCGGGCGACACCTCTTCCCATCCTTTGTCGCTGCGGGTGGTGTTCTTCTACACCTCCCTGTACCTCATCGCCATCGCGCAGGGCGCAGACAATCCAAATGCATTGGCCTTTGCCGCTGACCAGTTCGATTCCAACCACCCCAGGGAATGCGCCGCCCGCAGCTCCTTGTTCAACTGGTGGTACTTCTCACTGGCTGTAGGTATCACTATTTCTGTTGGTGTAGTCGGCTACATACAGGAGAACCTTGGCTGGGGAATTGGGTTTGGCATGCTCTGCGCCATCATGCTCGGTGCCTTAGTTGTCTTCTTCCTTGGCACCCCTACATACCGCCTCTATGCACACAGTCCCGGTGCTGAGAACCCCTTTGCCCTCCTTGCTCGTAGCCTTGCCGCGCTAGCCCAACATGACAATGCCACTTCGAGCTCATTGCTTGGTTACAAAAAAGAATACCAGGTAGAACAGAAAGAGGATGCGGTAAAAAAGGAGGAGGCGCATGGCGTGGTACGGTTGCTGGCAATCTGGGCGGCGTGCCTGGCATATGGTGTGGTGTTTGCACAGTTCATGACACTCTTTAACAAGCAGGCCCGCACCCTGGACCGCCGCATCTTTGGCAGCCTGGAGTTACCGCCGGCGGCGCTTCAGATGTTAGGGCCTGCAACAACTCTGTTGTTCGTCCCCATATATGATCGTCTGCTGGTGCCGATGCTGAGGCGCGTGACAGGCACCCCGTCGGGTCTGACGCTACTACAGCGCGTTGGCACGGGCATGACGTTGACGCTGGCTACGATGTTGGTGGCGGCATTGGTGGAAACACGGCGTCTTGAGACAGCACGCGAGCATGGGCTGGTGGACAATGCTGACGCAACAGTGCCAATGTGCTGGGCGTGGTTGGTGCCACAATATGTTTTGATCGGGGTGGCAGGCGTGTTCGCGGAAGTCGGGATGCAGGAATTCTTCTACGACCAGATGCCCAGTGAGCTACGCAGCTTGGGCATGGCACTCTACTATAGCGTGATCGGCATGGGCAACTTCATCAGTGGCGCTCTGATCTCCCTGATCGACCGCATCACCAGCAGCGGTGGTGGCGACAGCTGGTTCGCGGACAATCTCAACCGTGCTCACCTCGACTACTTCTACTGGCTGCTTGCCGGCCTCAGCGCCACTGAGCTGGCGCTCTTCCTCCGGTGCGCAAGCACCTACGTCTACAGCCACAAGAGGCTCCGCTGA